The Methanomicrobia archaeon genome includes a window with the following:
- a CDS encoding chorismate synthase, producing MSGNSFGTAFRITTWGESHGAALGVVIDGCPAGLVLSAAEIQRELNRRKPGVSDVTTARKEADEVQLLSGIFEGKTLGTPISLLVWNKDVNSSTYESFKHIPRPGQADYTYQLKYGRRDHRGGGRASGRETLARVAAGAIAKKILAQHSVEILGHVVEIAGIRAREVSAAELRDHAERTTVRCADPEAAKRMEAAIKAAKEEGESVGGIVEVRALGVPPGLGDPVFDKLDAELAKALMSIGAVKGVELGAGFEAARLRGSEMNDELFVHAGRIMTRTNTAGGVLGGISTGAPLICRIAVKPTPSIAKPQRSVNMTTMQDVEIQITGRHDPCICPRIVPVAEAMVALVLVNFLLRNPPRI from the coding sequence ATGTCCGGCAATTCGTTTGGAACTGCATTCCGCATAACGACCTGGGGAGAATCCCACGGCGCGGCTCTTGGTGTGGTCATTGACGGCTGCCCTGCGGGACTTGTGCTCAGTGCTGCGGAGATACAGCGTGAGCTAAACAGGCGAAAGCCGGGTGTAAGCGACGTCACCACAGCACGGAAGGAGGCGGACGAGGTGCAGCTCTTATCCGGAATCTTTGAGGGCAAAACGCTGGGCACACCCATTTCCCTGCTCGTGTGGAATAAAGACGTCAATTCGAGTACCTATGAGTCATTCAAGCACATCCCGCGGCCCGGCCAGGCGGATTATACCTATCAGCTGAAGTACGGGAGACGGGACCATCGGGGCGGTGGCCGAGCCTCTGGTCGCGAGACCCTAGCGCGCGTTGCCGCAGGGGCGATCGCGAAGAAGATCCTGGCGCAACATTCCGTTGAGATACTCGGCCACGTTGTTGAGATCGCGGGTATACGAGCGCGTGAGGTGAGTGCAGCGGAACTACGAGACCATGCGGAACGCACGACTGTCCGGTGTGCAGATCCTGAAGCCGCGAAGCGGATGGAAGCGGCGATCAAAGCGGCGAAGGAAGAAGGAGAGAGCGTCGGTGGCATCGTGGAGGTGCGTGCGCTCGGTGTTCCCCCCGGTCTGGGCGACCCCGTCTTCGATAAACTGGATGCCGAACTTGCCAAGGCCTTGATGAGTATCGGAGCAGTAAAAGGTGTAGAACTGGGCGCCGGGTTCGAAGCTGCGCGATTGCGCGGCAGCGAGATGAACGACGAGCTCTTCGTGCATGCGGGAAGGATAATGACCAGAACGAACACGGCAGGTGGCGTGTTAGGTGGCATTTCTACCGGCGCACCGCTCATCTGCAGAATCGCGGTAAAGCCCACGCCCTCCATCGCGAAGCCGCAGCGCAGTGTCAACATGACGACGATGCAGGATGTGGAGATCCAGATAACGGGGCGCCACGACCCCTGTATCTGCCCGCGTATCGTCCCGGTGGCAGAAGCAATGGTTGCTCTGGTGCTGGTCAATTTTCTGTTGAGAAATCCCCCGCGCATATAG